A genomic segment from Candidatus Brocadia sinica JPN1 encodes:
- the fliW gene encoding flagellar assembly protein FliW, whose product MLKMEDKLLGNGNTLNLSTEKFGNLRIEKENIITFESGLLGFEDLKQFVIVDIEECLPFEWLVSVKDPLVAFPILNPMPFFIDYNPVKFIDDLSSLGIKNIKNVETFCTVTLGNSPSDVTINLKGPIIINMKNKKGKQFVVTEDYYSLHHPLIRT is encoded by the coding sequence ATGTTAAAAATGGAAGACAAACTGCTAGGAAACGGTAATACATTAAATTTATCAACAGAAAAATTTGGTAATTTACGCATCGAAAAAGAAAACATTATAACTTTTGAAAGTGGTCTCCTGGGATTTGAAGATTTAAAGCAATTTGTTATCGTTGATATTGAAGAATGCCTTCCCTTCGAATGGCTGGTTTCAGTAAAAGACCCTCTCGTTGCTTTTCCTATCCTTAACCCAATGCCCTTTTTTATCGACTATAATCCGGTGAAATTCATAGATGACCTGTCATCACTAGGCATCAAGAATATAAAAAACGTTGAAACATTTTGTACGGTCACCTTAGGGAATAGTCCATCAGACGTTACCATAAATCTCAAGGGCCCTATAATTATCAATATGAAAAATAAAAAAGGAAAACAATTTGTGGTAACTGAAGACTATTATAGTTTACATCATCCACTTATTCGAACTTAG
- a CDS encoding kinase has translation MIISRTPYRISFFGGGTDYPAWYEKHGGAVLATTIDKYCYLTCRYFPPFFEHKFRIVWSKIENCADVQEINHPAVREILNFLKLERGIEIHHVGDLPARSGMGSSSSFTVGLLHALYALKGYMPTKHQLAKESIFIEQELLKETVGSQDQVLAAHGGFNQILFLKNGEISVRPIVLASERFDELNSHLMLFYTGMKRTASDVASSYVNGIEERKRQLRVMKDIVEESISILNSNHDITAFGELMHESWLVKRSLSSNVSNPHIDGIYEKAITAGAIGGKLTGAGGGGFLLLFTPPDKRKDVKEVLNNLIYVPFKFDFSGSQIIYHNFEEDYSGIEKERNNQSIILSRELESYNCQTLQKI, from the coding sequence ATGATTATAAGCAGAACACCTTACCGTATCTCCTTTTTTGGCGGTGGAACCGATTACCCAGCATGGTATGAAAAACATGGTGGGGCTGTGCTGGCTACAACTATTGATAAGTATTGCTATCTTACCTGCAGATATTTTCCTCCTTTTTTTGAACACAAATTTCGTATTGTTTGGTCAAAAATTGAAAATTGTGCTGATGTTCAGGAAATCAATCATCCTGCTGTACGTGAAATCTTAAATTTCTTGAAGCTCGAACGGGGTATCGAGATACATCACGTGGGTGACCTGCCAGCCAGAAGCGGTATGGGTTCAAGTTCTTCCTTTACAGTTGGGTTACTCCATGCGCTCTATGCACTGAAAGGCTACATGCCCACCAAACATCAGTTAGCAAAAGAAAGCATTTTCATTGAGCAAGAACTCCTGAAAGAAACCGTTGGTTCTCAGGATCAAGTACTCGCAGCCCATGGTGGCTTCAATCAGATTCTCTTTCTTAAAAACGGTGAAATATCCGTTCGTCCGATAGTATTGGCATCAGAACGGTTTGACGAACTTAATTCACATCTTATGTTGTTTTATACTGGTATGAAACGTACCGCCTCTGATGTTGCAAGCTCCTATGTTAATGGTATAGAAGAGCGCAAACGACAGTTACGCGTCATGAAGGATATTGTGGAAGAAAGTATTTCTATCCTTAATAGTAACCATGATATTACCGCTTTTGGAGAATTGATGCACGAATCGTGGCTGGTTAAGCGCAGTTTAAGTTCCAATGTATCTAATCCACATATCGATGGAATTTATGAAAAAGCTATTACTGCGGGTGCAATTGGTGGTAAGTTAACTGGGGCAGGGGGCGGAGGATTCTTGCTTCTCTTTACTCCTCCAGACAAACGCAAAGATGTAAAGGAGGTGTTAAATAATTTAATCTATGTACCCTTTAAATTTGATTTCTCCGGGAGCCAGATTATTTACCATAATTTTGAGGAAGATTATTCAGGAATTGAGAAAGAACGGAATAATCAATCTATTATCTTATCGCGAGAACTTGAAAGTTATAACTGCCAGACATTGCAAAAAATTTAA
- a CDS encoding flagellar basal body P-ring protein FlgI: MNSVFKYRAIIFIIAVPLFMTSLCKFTQAAVRMKDIAYVQGVRDNQLYGYGLVIGLQGSGDSQIFRVTRQLAVNIFEKLGVLISESDFLSKNIAAVMVTVNIPAFARPGDKLDVVVSSLGDAKSLEGGVLLQTALQGADNEVYAVAQGPLSIGGYNVEGQAQSLRKNISTTAYISNGAIVEKEIQSSILYGKSLSVVLRDPDFTTANRLVEVINNLYPNAARAIDAAVVDIIPPKDFQSEDSIIRFVANIEELYVKPDSIARVIINERTGTIVAGENVRISTIAIAHGNLSITINERPEVSQPGALSSGQTAVVPRTDIQVTEEEKKLNVIQEGVTISDVARALNVLGVTPRDLISIFQAIKRAGALHAELIIM; the protein is encoded by the coding sequence ATGAATTCTGTTTTTAAATACCGAGCAATAATCTTTATTATTGCAGTCCCTTTGTTTATGACATCGCTTTGCAAATTTACTCAAGCGGCTGTCCGTATGAAAGACATTGCCTACGTTCAGGGCGTTCGTGATAACCAGCTTTATGGATACGGCCTTGTCATAGGACTGCAGGGAAGCGGAGACAGCCAGATATTCAGGGTTACAAGACAACTGGCCGTAAATATTTTTGAAAAGCTCGGAGTGTTAATATCTGAATCAGATTTCCTGTCAAAAAACATTGCGGCAGTTATGGTCACTGTCAACATTCCGGCCTTTGCAAGACCAGGCGACAAACTCGACGTTGTCGTTTCTTCTCTTGGAGATGCAAAAAGCCTCGAAGGGGGCGTCTTACTTCAGACTGCTTTACAAGGCGCTGACAATGAAGTATATGCAGTAGCACAGGGACCTTTATCCATTGGCGGTTATAACGTGGAAGGGCAAGCTCAATCTCTCCGCAAAAATATATCTACAACTGCATACATCTCAAATGGCGCCATCGTTGAAAAAGAGATCCAATCTTCTATTTTATACGGCAAATCGCTAAGCGTTGTCTTACGTGACCCTGATTTTACAACAGCAAATCGTTTGGTGGAAGTAATTAATAATCTCTATCCAAATGCAGCAAGAGCAATAGACGCAGCAGTCGTGGATATTATACCCCCGAAAGATTTCCAATCAGAGGATTCCATTATACGATTTGTGGCAAATATCGAAGAGTTGTACGTTAAACCGGACAGTATTGCCAGGGTCATTATCAACGAACGCACGGGAACAATCGTTGCCGGTGAAAATGTTCGAATATCGACGATAGCCATTGCGCATGGAAATTTAAGTATTACCATCAATGAAAGACCTGAGGTTTCACAACCTGGCGCATTATCATCCGGTCAAACAGCTGTAGTGCCCAGAACAGATATTCAAGTGACCGAAGAGGAGAAGAAATTAAACGTAATTCAGGAGGGGGTAACGATATCTGACGTCGCACGGGCTCTTAATGTGTTAGGAGTAACACCAAGGGATTTGATCTCTATATTCCAGGCAATTAAAAGAGCGGGCGCCCTTCATGCTGAACTTATAATTATGTAA
- a CDS encoding transketolase — protein MQKNLYKELLYQKDIQMLENKARSIRATCIKMAHDGKEGHLNGALSCVDLLVGLYYTWLKVTPDDLNRKDRDRFIFSKGHACSSLYAVMADRGFFPKHWISSYAQNDSPLPSHPCIHALPILECSSGSLGHGLGMATGMSYGLRMDGIQARVAVLISDGECNEGSTWEAATFAVANRLDNLLLIVDNNGIQSVGLSDKLMGFTSLEEKYNAFGWTTRMINGNNITEIVETLKEFPFEKGRPSAIIAKTVAGAGVSFMENQVLWHYRVPSDEDLRKAMQELSEVPFYTESNA, from the coding sequence ATGCAAAAGAACCTCTATAAAGAATTGTTGTATCAAAAAGATATTCAAATGCTTGAAAATAAAGCCAGAAGTATCAGGGCAACCTGTATTAAAATGGCTCATGACGGTAAAGAGGGACATTTAAATGGAGCTTTAAGTTGCGTTGATTTACTGGTCGGACTATATTACACCTGGCTTAAAGTTACACCCGATGACTTAAATAGAAAAGACAGAGACCGTTTCATATTCAGTAAAGGACATGCATGTTCATCACTTTATGCCGTAATGGCTGATCGTGGCTTTTTCCCCAAACACTGGATCTCCAGTTATGCACAAAATGATTCTCCCTTACCGAGTCATCCATGTATTCACGCCCTCCCGATTCTCGAATGCTCTTCAGGAAGCCTGGGACACGGGCTTGGTATGGCTACAGGCATGAGTTACGGCTTGCGAATGGATGGAATACAAGCAAGGGTGGCGGTTCTTATCAGTGACGGAGAATGTAACGAGGGGAGTACCTGGGAAGCAGCTACTTTTGCCGTGGCAAATCGACTCGATAATCTGTTGCTTATCGTAGACAATAATGGGATTCAGTCGGTAGGTCTATCAGATAAACTAATGGGTTTCACATCACTGGAAGAAAAATACAATGCGTTTGGCTGGACTACCCGAATGATAAATGGAAACAATATCACAGAGATTGTTGAAACTTTAAAGGAATTCCCTTTTGAAAAAGGGCGTCCGTCAGCAATTATTGCAAAAACAGTAGCGGGTGCTGGTGTCAGTTTTATGGAAAATCAGGTACTCTGGCATTACCGGGTGCCATCTGATGAAGACCTTAGAAAAGCTATGCAAGAGTTAAGCGAAGTCCCCTTTTATACGGAGTCAAATGCATGA
- the flgL gene encoding flagellar hook-associated protein FlgL, giving the protein MSFRIAQESINRTILSNINLNFKKMQEIQEKLSSGKQINRPSDNPSGTRKILGLKTEEIQFQQFSDNTEAAKEQINYTFNTLESIQEILAQIKELTMQATNDTLGQPERKVIASELNELLESVLQFSNTDNDGQYIFSGTKTSTIPFSATRDGNGKISSISYVGNNEEIKYQLGPNTYIQVNIPGGTFFQNNGVFSTLISLRDALESSTFDSSAFLDLRSTLDTTTGTLLSEITRFGAKASRLELTAHSLENSRIALKELISYTEDADIASLIMELKHQENILQSSLETGARIIQPTLLDFLR; this is encoded by the coding sequence ATGTCATTCAGAATAGCCCAGGAAAGTATAAACCGGACTATACTTTCTAACATAAACCTCAATTTTAAAAAAATGCAGGAGATACAGGAAAAGCTATCGAGCGGAAAACAAATAAACCGCCCCTCAGACAATCCTTCAGGTACGCGTAAAATCCTCGGGTTAAAGACGGAAGAAATTCAATTCCAGCAATTTTCAGATAATACGGAGGCAGCAAAAGAGCAAATAAATTATACATTCAATACCCTTGAGAGCATTCAGGAGATCCTGGCTCAAATAAAAGAACTAACCATGCAAGCTACGAACGATACACTTGGGCAACCCGAAAGAAAGGTCATCGCCAGTGAGTTGAATGAATTGTTGGAATCTGTTCTGCAATTCTCAAACACGGATAACGACGGTCAGTACATATTCTCTGGCACAAAAACCTCCACGATCCCCTTTTCAGCTACGCGCGATGGCAACGGTAAAATATCCTCAATATCTTACGTAGGCAATAATGAAGAAATTAAATATCAGCTAGGTCCAAATACGTACATACAAGTAAATATACCCGGTGGAACATTCTTTCAAAATAACGGCGTTTTTTCGACCTTAATCTCGTTAAGAGACGCGCTCGAGTCAAGTACTTTTGATTCTTCCGCTTTTTTAGATTTGAGGAGTACTTTAGATACCACAACAGGCACTTTATTATCAGAGATTACCAGGTTCGGCGCAAAGGCAAGCAGGTTGGAATTGACTGCACACAGCCTTGAAAACTCCCGAATAGCATTGAAAGAATTGATATCATATACAGAAGATGCTGATATAGCATCTTTGATTATGGAATTGAAGCATCAGGAAAACATCCTGCAATCCTCTTTAGAAACAGGCGCACGGATTATTCAACCCACCCTTCTTGATTTTTTACGATAA
- the flgK gene encoding flagellar hook-associated protein FlgK, translating to MSSDLQIGLSGILAAQRAMLVTAHNISNSNTKGYTRQSTIMATKLPVMTTAGTIGQGVEIVKIIRHKDDYLNSRLRDISSSLGNASIQSQYLRELETVFNETSEASLNNALASFFRGINDLSQNAQNISSRATLLEKANTLTDTFHRTINELNQMKIFVKQSIESKISDVNNLTANIASINKQISALKVKGIESNDLLDKREALLLDLSKLINITVISQDNGIVNVATSGGTLVSGTNSTSITTEIDTSGDINVVNSRSENSKYVFKTGEIKGLQSFYNETIVNYDDKLDTLASGLIKDINRIHSEGVGLSGGFASILSTNTVSSTTAALNSTGLDIMPTSGDIYITVINTSTGEVTKNKISVDVTTDSLTDLQTSIDGLANISASIVDNKLLIKADSGYKYNFSYALDPNPGSLGTSTVSVSGIYSGQSNDVYTFTALGTGTIGSTAGLQIEVKNSSGAVIATLDVGSDYTPGNIINVANGVSLSFSGDAITSGDTLSLDVINDSDTTDLLAALGINTFFSGSDASDIAINPDIDKDVSLIAASTGEIGNNTNALRLAALQDDTSAIDNTTFGDYLHQIASSLGEEASNAYKSEESFTALETSLGNRRDEISGVSTDEELVNLVRFQQAYQASAKYISIVDGLVERLLSSFG from the coding sequence ATGTCTTCAGATTTACAAATTGGTTTAAGTGGAATATTAGCCGCCCAACGTGCCATGCTGGTCACGGCCCACAATATTTCAAACTCAAATACAAAAGGCTATACAAGACAGTCAACCATCATGGCAACAAAACTACCCGTAATGACAACAGCAGGCACCATTGGACAGGGTGTAGAGATCGTAAAGATCATTAGACATAAAGATGACTACCTCAACAGCCGTTTGAGAGATATCTCGTCATCCCTTGGCAATGCATCCATACAAAGTCAGTATCTCAGAGAACTGGAAACCGTTTTTAATGAAACTTCCGAAGCCAGCTTAAATAATGCATTGGCGTCTTTTTTCAGAGGCATAAACGACCTTTCACAAAACGCGCAAAATATAAGTTCACGCGCAACTCTTTTGGAAAAAGCCAATACACTGACCGATACCTTCCATAGAACAATTAATGAACTGAACCAGATGAAAATATTTGTCAAACAAAGCATAGAAAGCAAAATATCAGACGTCAACAATCTGACAGCAAACATAGCAAGTATAAATAAACAAATCTCTGCCCTTAAAGTTAAAGGCATTGAATCCAACGACCTATTGGATAAGAGAGAGGCGTTGTTGCTCGATCTCAGCAAGTTGATCAACATCACTGTTATTAGCCAGGATAATGGAATAGTAAATGTCGCAACATCGGGTGGAACTTTAGTATCGGGTACAAACTCCACAAGCATCACTACTGAAATAGATACCTCTGGAGACATCAATGTCGTAAATTCCAGGAGTGAAAACTCAAAGTATGTCTTTAAAACCGGTGAAATAAAAGGATTGCAAAGCTTTTATAATGAAACTATTGTAAATTACGATGATAAACTAGACACATTGGCATCCGGCCTTATAAAGGACATTAATCGCATTCATAGCGAGGGCGTGGGGCTATCGGGTGGATTTGCCAGTATACTGTCAACCAACACAGTATCAAGTACCACCGCGGCGTTAAATTCAACCGGGCTGGATATTATGCCCACTTCAGGAGATATTTATATTACGGTAATCAATACAAGCACAGGAGAAGTAACAAAGAACAAAATTTCTGTGGATGTTACAACAGATTCCCTTACCGACCTCCAGACCTCCATAGACGGTCTTGCAAACATTTCGGCATCCATCGTGGACAATAAACTTCTCATCAAAGCCGACTCTGGTTACAAATACAATTTTTCGTATGCCTTAGACCCAAATCCCGGGTCACTGGGAACCTCCACGGTTTCCGTTTCAGGTATTTACTCAGGACAATCTAACGATGTGTATACTTTTACCGCCCTGGGTACCGGCACAATCGGAAGCACTGCGGGACTCCAGATTGAGGTGAAAAACAGCAGCGGAGCAGTTATAGCAACACTCGACGTAGGCAGTGATTACACACCGGGTAATATAATCAACGTCGCAAATGGAGTATCTCTCTCTTTTTCTGGCGATGCAATTACCTCAGGCGATACACTTTCATTAGACGTTATAAACGACTCTGATACCACCGATTTACTGGCAGCCTTGGGAATTAATACTTTCTTTAGTGGATCCGATGCCTCCGATATAGCCATAAATCCGGATATTGATAAAGATGTATCATTGATTGCTGCCTCGACAGGCGAGATAGGAAATAACACAAATGCATTGCGTTTGGCAGCATTACAGGATGACACTAGCGCTATCGATAATACAACATTTGGTGATTATTTGCACCAGATAGCATCGTCATTGGGAGAGGAAGCCAGCAATGCCTATAAATCTGAAGAAAGTTTTACTGCCTTAGAAACAAGTCTGGGGAATCGCAGGGATGAGATATCGGGTGTCTCTACGGATGAAGAATTAGTCAATCTGGTAAGGTTTCAACAGGCATATCAAGCCTCTGCAAAATATATCTCCATCGTTGACGGGCTTGTAGAGAGATTATTAAGCTCGTTTGGTTAA
- a CDS encoding rod-binding protein yields MKNLSQQKGKNTDALSLKKASQDFESILVNFVIDAMWKTIPKSDLFEENTAGMETYTEIMHTALSQDIVSKGGFGVASVIYEQLLRDKELAEKPLSEHPLLKDNNNTFDLKRAFEGELVHRKNEKDNNGVNPS; encoded by the coding sequence GTGAAAAATCTCAGTCAGCAGAAGGGTAAAAATACTGATGCGCTTTCCCTTAAGAAGGCATCGCAGGATTTCGAATCAATCCTCGTCAATTTTGTCATTGATGCCATGTGGAAAACAATACCAAAATCGGACTTATTCGAAGAAAACACCGCTGGAATGGAAACCTACACCGAAATCATGCACACCGCCCTTTCACAAGATATTGTTTCCAAGGGAGGCTTTGGAGTTGCATCGGTGATTTATGAACAACTGCTGCGTGATAAAGAACTGGCTGAAAAACCGCTTAGCGAACATCCCCTGTTAAAGGATAATAACAACACTTTTGATTTAAAAAGAGCATTTGAAGGAGAGTTAGTTCACAGGAAAAATGAAAAAGACAATAATGGAGTTAATCCATCATGA
- the flgN gene encoding flagellar export chaperone FlgN, which produces MNTLLDKLTETIDRLSIIYDELLETAKTKQCCLISGNIEELEMLLYQEKNQTEIAQLLEEKRQNIINSYCKENHAQRKNVTMRSLMNNMDNLHRERVGSLLNKLTLSMKQLQQVNQTNTTLTHYSLDITEDIIKIFCPSAFQYSVYHHTGKIQEHEMPMVLIDTEI; this is translated from the coding sequence ATGAATACCTTGTTAGACAAATTAACTGAAACGATTGACCGGTTATCTATCATTTACGATGAACTGCTTGAAACTGCAAAAACAAAACAGTGTTGCCTGATATCGGGAAATATTGAAGAACTGGAAATGCTTCTTTATCAGGAGAAGAACCAAACCGAAATCGCCCAGCTCCTTGAAGAAAAAAGACAAAACATCATAAACAGCTATTGTAAAGAAAACCATGCGCAGAGGAAAAATGTTACCATGAGATCTTTGATGAATAATATGGACAATTTGCACAGGGAGAGAGTCGGCAGCCTGCTAAACAAATTAACACTGTCAATGAAACAATTACAGCAGGTAAACCAGACCAATACGACCCTCACTCACTATTCACTTGATATTACTGAAGACATTATAAAAATATTTTGCCCCTCTGCATTTCAATACTCTGTATACCACCATACGGGAAAAATCCAAGAGCATGAGATGCCTATGGTTTTAATTGATACAGAAATATAA
- a CDS encoding tetratricopeptide repeat protein: MLNLMKKNSLQTVPINENLKDNRTDFEANVTLANANIEKGNWDEAYPYLKTAIEINPDYSQGYNHLGIFCTRKKKYTEAINNFKKALQADFSLTEAHYNLAVLHMERKEYNMALSHFKEVVLANPDDHETYYLMGLCCVHNKMEIEAESFFSESHRLKPESIPSAISLCKLLIRKNDYTKAKNILLHILMSNPSLPEVNLLLGIIYHLQKKYTRAMHYLRKTLLIDKNNIEAYNLLGECCVDSGMDKQAETFFAMAIKLDNSYLEAFYNLGNLYYKQEKYGDAVSTLEEFMKNKEASDSINSLWSENAHTENDEMVPLYNLLGHCYKMAKNHLKARTVWEKSLAIQPQQQDIKALLADLPQPLHKRISLVID, translated from the coding sequence ATGTTAAATTTAATGAAAAAAAATTCATTACAAACTGTACCCATCAATGAGAACCTCAAGGACAATCGCACCGATTTTGAAGCAAACGTAACACTCGCAAATGCAAACATTGAAAAAGGCAACTGGGACGAAGCTTATCCGTATCTAAAGACAGCAATCGAAATAAATCCTGATTACTCACAAGGATACAATCACCTTGGTATTTTTTGCACCAGAAAGAAAAAATATACTGAGGCGATTAACAACTTCAAAAAAGCATTACAGGCAGATTTTTCCTTGACAGAAGCACATTACAATCTTGCCGTTTTGCATATGGAACGCAAGGAATACAATATGGCACTTTCACATTTTAAAGAAGTTGTACTCGCTAATCCCGATGACCATGAGACCTATTACCTCATGGGATTGTGCTGCGTCCATAATAAGATGGAAATTGAGGCCGAATCCTTTTTTTCCGAGTCTCACAGATTAAAGCCGGAATCCATACCATCAGCTATATCCCTTTGTAAACTACTCATCAGAAAAAACGATTATACAAAGGCTAAAAACATACTTTTGCATATACTCATGAGCAATCCATCTCTACCAGAAGTGAATCTTCTGCTGGGCATTATCTATCACCTTCAAAAAAAATATACCAGAGCAATGCACTATCTGAGGAAAACGTTACTCATAGATAAAAATAACATAGAGGCGTATAACCTGCTGGGCGAGTGCTGCGTGGACTCGGGCATGGACAAGCAGGCAGAAACCTTCTTCGCAATGGCTATTAAACTTGATAATTCATACCTAGAGGCATTTTACAACCTTGGAAATCTTTATTACAAACAAGAAAAATATGGAGATGCCGTTTCCACCCTGGAAGAATTTATGAAAAACAAAGAGGCATCCGACAGTATCAACTCACTTTGGTCAGAAAACGCCCATACAGAAAATGACGAAATGGTACCACTTTATAATTTACTGGGACATTGTTATAAAATGGCTAAAAACCACCTTAAAGCACGGACTGTCTGGGAAAAGTCATTAGCCATACAACCCCAACAACAAGACATAAAAGCCCTTTTAGCCGATTTGCCACAACCATTGCATAAACGGATTAGTCTTGTAATTGATTAG
- a CDS encoding NAD-dependent epimerase/dehydratase family protein, whose amino-acid sequence MGYNILVTGGAGYIGSILVPELLKSGHNVTVLDNFVFGQNSLIECCIYENFNVVKGDARDEDILKPLLQKPDYIIPLAALVGAPLCSRDKIGTVTTIRDAAASLVKLASKEQKIIIPTTNSGYGIGQKGVYCTEETPLKPISLYGKAKVEAEKIALDRGNAMSFRLATVFGMSPRMRIDLLVNDFTYRAVKDRFVVIFEGHFKRNYVHIRDVARAFIHAIDNFNIMKNEPYNVGLSDANLSKLELCIKIKEQVPDFVYLESPVGEDPDKRDYIVSNEKIEKTGFKPIYSLEMGIKELIKGYRIITNSKYGNV is encoded by the coding sequence ATGGGCTATAACATCTTAGTTACCGGTGGTGCAGGATATATAGGTTCAATACTGGTTCCAGAATTATTAAAATCAGGGCACAACGTAACTGTATTGGATAACTTCGTGTTTGGACAAAATTCGTTAATCGAATGCTGTATATACGAAAACTTTAATGTTGTAAAAGGAGATGCAAGAGATGAGGATATTTTAAAGCCTCTTCTGCAAAAACCCGATTATATTATCCCTTTGGCAGCATTAGTAGGTGCTCCACTTTGCAGCAGGGATAAGATAGGAACTGTAACTACCATAAGAGACGCTGCTGCTTCCTTGGTAAAGCTTGCATCAAAGGAACAGAAAATAATCATACCTACAACTAATAGCGGATATGGTATTGGGCAAAAAGGGGTGTATTGCACTGAAGAAACCCCTTTGAAGCCGATTTCTTTGTATGGCAAAGCAAAAGTAGAGGCGGAGAAAATTGCACTTGATAGAGGAAATGCTATGAGTTTTAGACTAGCTACAGTGTTTGGCATGTCTCCACGGATGAGGATCGACTTACTGGTAAATGATTTTACCTATAGGGCTGTTAAAGACCGATTTGTAGTGATTTTTGAAGGCCATTTCAAAAGAAATTATGTCCATATTCGTGATGTGGCAAGGGCGTTCATCCACGCCATAGACAATTTTAATATCATGAAAAACGAGCCTTATAATGTGGGTTTATCAGATGCCAATCTTTCAAAGCTTGAACTTTGTATAAAAATAAAAGAGCAAGTTCCCGATTTCGTGTATTTAGAGTCACCGGTAGGTGAAGATCCCGATAAGAGAGACTACATCGTATCAAACGAAAAAATAGAAAAGACAGGATTTAAACCTATTTATTCACTTGAAATGGGAATAAAGGAACTCATTAAAGGATATAGAATAATTACAAACAGCAAATATGGCAATGTTTAA
- a CDS encoding nucleotidyltransferase family protein: MNNLSKITATILAGGLGTRLRSVVSGKPKVLAKVNGRPFMAYLLDQLSQAGVKKVVLCTGYLGEQVKATFGKFYNGLALSYSQEQSAFGTGGALRIALPLLKSEPVLVLNGDSFCQTDFIYFLNQHITRKATASLLLTEVPDIGRYGSVHLSVDGEIISFEEKGKKTGIGLINAGVYLLNHTFLESIPKDTNVSLEHEIFPLWISKGLYGFRSKGNFIDIGVPQDYAAAGGFLKSSIKVSSIN; the protein is encoded by the coding sequence TTGAATAACTTATCGAAAATTACAGCAACTATTCTTGCAGGAGGGCTTGGAACACGTCTCCGTTCAGTAGTATCTGGCAAGCCGAAAGTCCTGGCAAAAGTAAATGGCCGTCCTTTTATGGCTTACCTGCTGGATCAGTTAAGTCAAGCAGGAGTAAAAAAAGTTGTGTTGTGTACAGGCTATTTAGGAGAACAGGTAAAAGCAACTTTCGGCAAGTTCTATAACGGTCTTGCACTTTCATATTCCCAGGAACAGTCAGCTTTTGGAACCGGAGGTGCACTTAGAATAGCGCTTCCACTGTTAAAATCAGAACCCGTGTTGGTCTTAAATGGTGACTCATTTTGCCAAACCGATTTTATTTATTTTCTGAACCAACACATTACAAGGAAGGCAACCGCTTCTTTGCTTTTGACGGAAGTACCAGATATTGGTCGTTACGGCTCCGTCCACTTGTCGGTGGATGGTGAAATCATATCTTTTGAAGAAAAAGGCAAGAAAACCGGGATAGGATTAATCAATGCCGGAGTGTATCTTTTAAATCATACCTTTCTAGAATCGATACCGAAAGACACAAATGTTTCGCTGGAGCATGAGATATTTCCCTTGTGGATTAGCAAGGGACTTTATGGCTTTCGGAGCAAAGGAAATTTTATTGATATTGGAGTACCACAAGATTATGCAGCAGCAGGAGGTTTTTTAAAGAGTAGTATTAAGGTATCATCCATTAACTAA
- the csrA gene encoding carbon storage regulator CsrA — translation MLILTRKLGESITIGDEIKVTIVDCQGKQVKLGIIAPKHVKVHREEIFEKIQEENKKAATVSKHAIAEIAQKLRKNSKQTDSKEREPISSL, via the coding sequence GTGTTAATACTGACAAGGAAGTTAGGAGAAAGCATTACCATAGGTGATGAGATAAAAGTTACCATTGTTGACTGTCAGGGTAAACAGGTTAAATTGGGTATCATTGCACCGAAACATGTTAAGGTTCATCGGGAAGAAATATTTGAAAAGATTCAGGAAGAAAACAAGAAGGCAGCCACGGTATCTAAACATGCCATAGCTGAAATTGCTCAAAAGTTACGAAAGAACTCAAAACAAACAGATTCAAAGGAAAGAGAACCAATTTCTTCTCTATAA